TGAGGATCCGGGTTCACGTAGAGGTCGCCGGCCTGGCCGAAGGTCTCGCCAGAGTTCGAAGTCTGGCCATCGTCGAGGTAGCCTGCGCCCTTTGCAAAGCGGTTGGGGCTATAGGTAGGAGCATCGGCCGGGTTGAACTCATAGGCCATGTGCCCTTCGTGGCTATAGGTATTGACCGGGTTCACGGGGCGGTTGATTGGCAGTTGCTGATAGTTCGAGCCAATGCGTGCGCGCTGGGCATCAGCATAGGCAAAGGCGCGAGCCATGAGCATGCGGTCGGGTGAAAGGCCAACGCCTGGCACCAGGTTTGCCGGGTCAAGGGCAAGCTGCTCAATTTGGGCGAAGAAGTTCTTCGGGTTGCGGTTCAAGATGAAGTAGCCGACGTCGATAAGCGGATAATCCTTCTGCGACCAAGTCTTGGTCAGATCGAAGGGGTTCCAGCGGTAGTTATCGGCCTCGTCGTGGGGCATGATCTGCACCTTGACGTCCCAGATGGGGTAATCGCCGCGCTCGATGGCGTTAAAGAGGTCCTCGCGGTGGTAGTCGGCATTCTTGCCGGCCATCTCCTCGGCCTCGGCATCGGTGAAGCAATCCCAGCCCTGGCGGGACTTGAAGTGGTACTTGATCCACACCGGGGTGCCTTCCTCGTTGATCCACTGGAAGGTGTGGGAGCCAAAGCCATCCTGGTGGCGGGAAGTCTTAGGAGTGCCGCGGTCGGTCATCAGATACGTCACCTGGTGCGCGGACTCTGGGGTGCGGGTCCAGAAATCCCACTGCATATCTGCATCGCGCAGACCATTGGCACCCAGGCGCTTCTGGGAGTGGATGAAGTCGGGGAACTTGATGCCGTCGCGGAGGAAGAAGGTGGGGGTGTTATTGCCCACGATGTCGTAATTGCCGTCTTCCGTCCAGAAACGAAGCGCGAAGCCGTGGACGTCGCGCCAAGTATCCGGGGAGCCCTGCTCGCCAGCCACGGTGGAAAAGCGCACGGCCATGGGAGTAACGGTGCCCTTTTGGAAGAGCTTGGCCTTGGTGTACTGGGAGACGTCTTCGGTGATGTGCAGCTCACCAAAAGCGCCGTGGCCCTTGGCGTGGGGGTTGCGCTCCGGCACGCGCTCGCGGTTGAAGTGCGCCAGTTTTTCAATCAGGTGCAGATCATTGAGCACGTTGGGGCCTTGAGCGCCAGCGGTGATGGACACATTTTCGCTGGGTACGGGCTGGCCACCTGCGCGGGTGGTGTGGTCTGCGTTTCCGGTGCGCTCGCCCTGGTTCAAGATTTGATCGGCGGCGGATTGTTCGTTCTGAGACATCAGCGTTGCCCTCCTAAGGGTTTTCCTATTGATGTGCGTTAATTAATAACCTACACCTAGTCACCTCAGGCTTCAAGCGCGATGCGGGCATTCACATGGAATTCCTAGGCAATACAGAGCTTTTTATGCCCTAAAAGCGCGTCCCCGCTGGGCAACTTCGCTGTGCAACCTCACTGCGCACCCCACTGTGTGCACCCCCGGCGAAAACTCAATCGGAAGTTTGACTGCTAAACTCACACACACCATGGATGCTCAGCAGCAACATAACGACGAAGCCGTCACGGCCCTGGCCTTAAAGGCAGGCCGTGGCGATCGCGCTGCGCTTACCGAGTTCATCCGTGCCACCCAAGGCGATGTATGGCGCCTGCTCGCCCACCTTGGCGGCACCGCCATTGCCGACGACCTCACCCAAGAGACTTACCTGCGAGTAATGAAAGCGCTGCCGCGCTTTGCCGCGCGGTCTTCTGCCAGAACGTGGCTGCTTTCACTTGCCCGCCGGGTGTGGGTAGACAATATCCGCCACGACATGGCCCGCCCGCGCAAATCCACCGCCGAGGTAGAAGACCTCCAACGCAGCACCTCTTTGGAATCCAAATGGTCCGAGTGGGTAGATGTGCGCATGCTCATTGATAATCTGCCCGAGCAGCAGCGCGAGGCGCTGATCCTTACCCAGGTCTTGGGTTATACCTATGAAGAGGCAGCCAAGATCGCCGATGTTCGTGTTGGCACCATTCGCAGCCGCGTGGCGAGGGCCCGCAAGGAGCTCATCGAGGCGCACGGAAGCAGCCAGCAGCAGGCCTCATTTGGCGCCTAGGTCCGATCGATAGGGCGTTTCTTCGCGTTACACGCTACCCCCGCTTGCTACCCCCGCTTCAACGGGCGCTTTTATTCGCTTTGTCTTAGATTCCGCACCAGCGCCGCGTGCGCGCTATGCGACAGCGCCGGATTCAGTGCCATCGATCACAATCATTTCTTTGCGCTACTGAAAACGTATATTTGCCAAGCTCATCCGAAAGTTCGAGCCTTGCGAACATGTCACGCAAAATATTTTTGTAGCAGAATGAGCATATTTTTAATATGGTCTCAAAGTTATTGCATAAAAGTGGCTCCGTCTCGGCATAAAATCATTGGCCGAGACGGAGCTTCACTTAGCAAAACAGCGCGCGGTGTAAAGTTCACCTGGAGTTCAATTATGGCCTTTACCTGCACAAATACATCTCGCTTGAGAAAAAGTGGCGCCAAATCTTGGCAAGTGGCTTGTTTTTTACTCCAAGGCCTATTGCGTTAAAAAAATGGCGATTTTATAATCAAGCCCACGTCATCCTGAATTCCAATTCCATTCCACAGGAGACGTAAGTTCATCCCACTCATCTCACATAAGGAGAGATTCATGAAGATCCGCAAGATTGCGAGCGCCGCACTCCTTTCCATCGCTGTTTCCGTTGCCGGTGCTGGCCTTGCCAACGCAGACGAAGTGGCTCCGGTAGAAGCCACCGACACCGCCGTCACCGCCGAGGTCGAGGCCCCGGCTGCCGAGGCCCCAGCCGCTGAGGCTGAGCCCGCCGAGGAAGCACCTGCCCAAGAGCAGCCTGCCGCCCCGGCTGAAAAGCCCGAGTTCTCCTCCTCCGACAAGGCAAACGCCTTCTCTTCCGAGATCACTCCCGACAACGTCACCAGTGTATTCGGCAAGGTCGTTGATCTCGTTTCGGCAATCCTCGGTTTTGTGGCAAAGGTCGCATAAAACACTCGTTTTCTTCACTAGCACCTAGGAGACACGCTCATGGGAGCAACTGAATACCCAATGGAAAATGTGCCTTTGGATCCCGCGCACGACCCCATCCCGGTAACCCACTGGTTCCAGGAAATCGGGCCGCACCTCCTCGACGCAATCCAGGCAATGCTCGGCTTCGCCACCGGCGTGGTCTAAACACAAGGAGCGTTTCTCACATGAAGGCCAAATCTCTCATCGCTGCCGGAGCAATGGCGGCAACAATGGCCCTGGGAGCACAGGCGGCTGTGGCTGCGCCTTTTGATCCGCTGACTTCCTCCACCGATGGCCGCCCTTGGTGGGATCCCACCAAGGTCATCGAAGTGCCCGTCAACCCGGACCGTGCCGAAGGCCACGTGGATAGCGTGAAGTTCACGGACCCTCAAGGTTCCCACACCGTACACATGGTGCCCAATGCACCAACCCAAGCCGTAGTGCAGGCAGAAGCCTCCGGATTTACCCCCGGGCTCTACTACACCGTCCGCGTGACCCTGCGTGAAGCAGGCACCGGCGCCGACTGGGGTGTGTACACCTGGCTTACCTATAAGGCCACCGACGAAGGCAAACTCCACATCAAGCTCAACACCTATATCCCTTCCCGAGCGCAGTCTGGGGAAAAGGTGGTAGCAGTACCCACGGTGTATAACGCCAATGATGTGCGCCAAGATGGTCGGCCAAACAAGCAAGACCCCAAGTGCGTGTTGGAATGCAAGCGAGTTCCTCCGCTTGCCGCTTGGACCAACTACAACGATCCCCAAGCAACGATCACCATCGGCTAGCGGGACAATCCCCTCAACTAGAAAGGACCTCGCATGGAGGTAGGACCTGCACCATTTCCCGGTTACTTCGACCAGGATGCAGCACAATTCGCTGTGGCCATTGTCAAGGTCATCCTTGGCAGCATCGGCCAAATTCACGGCGTGATGTAACACGCCCCCGCGTGAGATTCACGCAAAACACACTGTAGACACACCAAAGCGCTCCCCGATTCTTCGGGGAGCGCTTTGATTATTCGCTCTTAGACCAGAAGCTCTGCAATCTGGATGGTGTTCAAGGCGGCACCCTTGCGCAGGTTATCGCCTGCCACCACGAGCACCAGGCCGCGGTTATCGTCTACCGACTGGTCCTGGCGGATGCGTCCCACCAGCGAAGGATCAATGCCAGCGGCATCGAGCGGCGTTGGGACGTCGACAAGCTTGACACCCTCGGCATGCGCAAGGATTTCCTCGGCACGCTCAGGGGTAATGGCGCGGTCGAACTCGGCGTGGATGGTAAGCGTGTGGCCAGTAAAGACGGGGATGCGCACGCAGGTGCCGGCGACTTTGAGCTCGGGGATGCCCAAGATCTTGCGCGACTCATTGCGCAGCTTCTGCTCCTCGTCGGTTTCCTTGGAGCCATCATCTACCAAATTGCCGGCAAAAGGCAGGGCGTTAAACGCGATCGGCTTGACGTAGGGGCCTAGATCTTCAGTCTCAAGCACCGAACCATCGTGGGTGAGCTCCACATCGCGATCGCCGATCTCTGCGGTTTGCTTCGCCAGCGTCTCCACACCGGCCAAGCCAGAACCAGACACGGCCTGGTAGGAGGAAACGTGCAAGCGCACCAGCCCGGCCTCATCGTGCAGGGGCTTGAGCACCGGCATCGCCGCCATAGTGGTGCAGTTGGGGTTAGCGATGATGCCCTTGTGCAGATCGCGGACCTGCTCAGGATTGACCTCGGATACCACCAAAGGCACCTCATCATCCTTGCGCCATGCAGAGGAGTTATCCACCACGGTGGCGCCTGCCTCGGCAAAGACCGGAGCCCACTGCTTGGAGGTAGAGCCACCGGCAGAAAACAGCGCAATGTCGATGCCGCGGAGGCTTTCAACGTCTTGTTGGGTGAGATCTTCTACCTCTACCTCTTCGCCCTTGAAGGTGAGCTTGGTGCCAGCAGAGCGCGGGGAGGAGAAAAAGCGGATGCTATCGAGGGGGAAATCGCGGTCTTCGAGCAGGGCACGCATAACGCGACCCACCTGGCCGGTGGCCCCTACTACTGCAACAGTGGTCATGAATGTGTCCTTTTAAGAATTGAGGTTTAGCGGCCGGTGCCTGCGTACACGGTGGCTTCGGTATCGCCGCCGAGCTCGAAAGCCTCGTGCAGCACGCGGGTGGCCTCGTCTACGTCGGCTTCGCGGATCAGCACAGAGATGCGGATCTCGGAGGTAGAGATCAGCTCAATGTTGATGCCGGCATCGCGCAGAGCCTCGCAGAAGATAGCGGTCACGCCGGGGTGCGACTTCATGCCAGCGCCCACCAGGGACACCTTGCCAATTTGATCGTCGTACACGACGTTTTGCCAGTCGTTTTTCGCCTGCAGGTTGCGCAGCAGCTCCATGGCGCGCGGGCCGTCGGTACGCGGGCAGGTGAAGGTGATGTCGGTGCGGTTATCTTCCAGCGAGGAGATGTTTTGCAGCACCATGTCGATGTTGATCTCGGCATCGGCAAGCGCACGGAACACATCGGCTGCGGCACCGGGGGAATCCGGGATGCCAAGGACGGTAATTTTTGCTTCGGACTTATCGGTGGCTACACCGGCCAGCACTGCTTCTTCCACAGGAATATCCTCCATCGAACCGGCGACCAGGGTGCCGGGATCATTGCTATACGACGAACGCACGCGCAGCGGCACACCAAAGGCGCGCGCATATTCAACGCTGCGGAGCACAAGAATTTTGGAGCCGACTGCGGCAAGCTCCAGCATCTCCTCAAAGGAGAGCTTTTCAAGCTTCTGCGCATTCGACACGATGCGCGGGTCGGCGGTGTACACGCCATCGACATCCGAATAGATCTCGCACACATCGGCATCGAGCGCAGCAGCCAAAGCCACAGCGGTGGTGTCGGAACCGCCACGGCCTAGGGTGGTCACATCGCGGGACTCACGATTCACGCCCTGGAACCCAGCCACCAAGCAGATCTTGCCCTCGTCGAGCGCCTCACGCACACGACCTGGGGTGACGTCGACGATGCGCGCATTGCCGTGACGCTCGGTAGTAATCACACCCGCCTGCGAACCGGTGAAGGACTGCGCCTTCGCACCAAAGGATTCAATAGCCATCGCCACCAGCGCATTCGAGATGCGCTCGCCGGCGGTAAGCAGCATATCCATCTCGCGAGCCGGCGGAACGGGGTTCACGGCGGCGGCCATATCCAGCAGGTCGTCGGTGGTATCGCCCATTGCTGAGCACACCACGACCACGTCGTTGCCTTTCTTCTTAGTAGCAACAATGCGTTCAGCCACGCTGCGGATGCGCTCCGGGGTCTCCAAAGAGGAGCCACCAAATTTCTGTACGACAAGTGCCACGGGCATTGCCCTTTCTATCCCTACATGAATGTCGGCTTCATAGCTTACAGCCCTTTGGCGTGGTCAAGCGAAGTCGAGCCCCAATTAGGCGTTATAGTAAGGACAATGTTGGGAAATATTCTTGCAATGGCGTTCGCGCTACTTTCAGCCCTCACCATCGCCTGGGGCACCGTAGTCCGCCACCGCATTGCAGAAAACGCCCCAGCAGGAGGCTCACCATTCCTCCAAGCTATTCGACGCCCCGCCTGGTGGGCAGGCACCTTTCTAGCCCTAGCAGGCTACGGATTCCAAATCATTGCCCTGGGCTTTGGCGCCCTATTGGTAGTGCAGCCGATCCTCGTGCTTTCGCTCATGTTCACCCTGCCGCTTTCCGCACACTTCGCCGGAAGGCGCATCGCCCGCGATGAATTCCTCTGGGCACTCGCACTCACCATCGCCGTCGCCGTACTCGTGCTGCTAGGCCGCCCAGAAGCCGGCGACCCACAACCACCACTCGAACGCTGGATCCCAGCGATGGTCATTGGTGTTGTAGCGCTCATCAGCCTGGAGCGCTACGCCCAGCGCCAAATCAGGAACGAAAAAGCCCTATGGCTCGGCGTAGTCACCGGCGGCATCTACGGCTATGTGGCGGTGCTTTCCAAAGCCACCGTGGACATTTTTACCCACGAGGGCTTTCTTGCACTGCTCACCGCATGGGAGGGCTACACGCTGCTCGCAGGAGCCATCATCGGCACCGTAGTGCAGCAATACGCCTTTAACGCCGGAGACCTCAAAAACTCCCTACCAGCGATGACCATTTTGGAACCCATCGTCGCCTTCGCACTTGGCTACGCAGTGCTGGGAGAGAAATTCCAAGTCAGCGGCTTTAACTGGTTCTTTATGGCACTCGCGCTTGCCACCATGATCGTGTCTACGATCGCGCTTTCAAGAAAGGGCGTTGGGGCGCAAAAGAGCTAGGTGGCTTTCTTTTTAAATGGCCCACTGGAACACGCCCACCATGTAGGCGGAGATCAAGGCGCCTATGAGGCACCACAGCACCATCGCCCACGAAGGAAGGCGCCGCGCCAGGGGGAGCAGCAGCACCACGGCGGGGAGCAGCAAGCGCGGACGCGAATGCATAATCCCATTAGAAAGCAGCACATTGGCGCTAATGGCCACACCAAACAGCCAGAGGTGCCAGTCAAGCAACCCGGCGCGCGCCCACCACGTTGCCACCGGTAGGGTCACAAGTGCCGCGAGGATGATGGCGCTGCTGATGATGTAGCCGGGATTGCTGTGCCAGGTGCCAAGCCAGGTCAAGGTGGCGCGGCCAAAATCAAAGCCCGAATCCCAGCCCTGCTCCTGCATTCCGAAGTAGCCGCCCACCTCGCGCGTGTGCCAAGAAGCCCACAGTAGATAGGCCAAAGCAGGAAGCGCAGAGCATAAGCACAGTGCCCAGGCCTTGAAGCTGCGGCGGTGATACACCAGTACGCTTGCCGCAAACACCAGCCACAAGTCCACCGCCGTGAGGCGCACCAAACCCGCCAACGCCACCAACACCGCCGCCGGTAGGAGGCGGCGCTGGATTAGAAAGACCAAAGCCCATAAAGCGCAGGCCAAAAAGAGGCTTTCTGTGTAGACCATGGTCAAGGTGATTGCCATGGGCGCACCGAGCAGCAGCAGTGCACCATTGGGTTCGCGGCCACTTAAGCGCAGCATGGCCATGGTGGCCGCCACCCCTGCAGCGCAGGAGATAAACACGCCCACACCCGCATAACTGATGGGCAAGGGAAGCCAGTGCACCGCGCTAAACAGCACGCGGATGGCAAAGGGGTACGCAGGGAAAAATGCCAAGCGATGCTGATAGATCTCTGGATCACTTGGGCCTGTGCCATCTGCACTGAAGTAGCCAAAGCGAGCAATTGCCACATATTGTTCGCCATCCCACTTGGCCAGATAATCCAAGGCGTGAGCAGGATTCATGGCCACAAGCAGCCCGAAACGAACCACGGCTGTGACAAGGAATAGCCACAGCGCAAGGCGAAAATCCGGATGCAAGGCGCACGCCACACGGCGTGTGAGCGCGTGCCTTGAAGTGTGGGCAGTAGGCATCAGCAGCAACTGTAGCGCTAGATGTTGGGAGCCGGTTGTTGCTTGGGCGGGGCGCGCTCGGGGTGGTGAGGTCGGGGTGGCGAGGTCAGGGTGCCGGTGTCGGGGTGGCGGCGTGCCGGACGCCGGGGCGAACTCACATTTTGGGATAGTTCGTCTCATTTCTGTGCTAGGGTGTGAGACATGCAACGCGCGGACCTATTGCTTAGTCGCCGCGGCGGGCCCTCCTTCTAGCACTGAGCTGGCTCCCGTCGCGGAGTTTCGCTTTGGCCGGCTCAGTCACCACCACCTTTTACACAAGAGTTGAGAAACGATTATGAGCCGAAACGACACCTTCTTCTCCGCACCCCGCTCCATTGAAACCCCAGCCGGCGACTTCAACCCAGGCCAAGCGGCCTGGAATAAGCAGCGCGGCTCCAATATGGCCACCAGCCGTTACCAGCCCTTCCACCAGGAAGTAGAGGCCATTGATCTGCCCGATCGCACCTGGCCATCCAAGCGCATCGAGGTAGCACCCCAGTGGTGCGCGGTGGATCTGCGCGATGGCAACCAGGCGTTGATTGATCCGATGAGCCCCGAGCGCAAACGCCGCATGTTCCAATTGCTGGTGAAGATGGGCTACAAGGAGATCGAGGTGGGCTTCCCCTCTGCATCTCAAACTGACTTCGACTTCGTGCGCGAGATCATTGAAAAAGACATGATCCCCGACGACGTCACCATCCAGGTACTGGTGCAAGCCCGCGAGCACCTGATTCGCCGCACCTTCGAGGCCTGCGCCGGCGCCAAGAATGTGATCGTCCACTTCTACAACTCCACTTCTAAACTGCAGCGCAAGGTGGTCTTCCGCAAAGACCGCGAGCAGGTAAAGAAGCTGGCCACCGATGCCGCCGAGCTGATTAAGGGTCTGGCCACCGAATACCCCGGCACTAACTGGCGCTGGGAGTACTCACCTGAGTCTTATACCGGCACCGAATTGGAATACGCCAAGGAAGTCTGCGACGCAGTGGTAGAGGTCATGGATCCAACCCCTGAGCAGCCGATCATTATTAATCTGCCCTCCACCGTGGAGATGATTACTCCCAATGTGTATGCGGATTCCATCGAGTGGATGCACCGCAACCTCAACCGCCGCGATTCCATCATCTTGTCGCTGCACCCCCACAACGACCGTGGCACGGGTGTGGCCGCTGCGGAGCTCGGCTACATGGCTGGCGCCGACCGCATTGAGGGCTGCCTGTTCGGCAATGGCGAGCGCACCGGCAATGTCTGCCTGGTCACCTTGGGCCTGAATATGCTCACCCAGGGCGTGGATCCTCAGATCGATTTCTCGGATATCAACCACATCCGCCGCACCGTGGAATATTGCAACCAACTGCGCGTGCCGGAACGTCACCCCTATGGCGGCGACTTGGTCT
This window of the Corynebacterium pseudopelargi genome carries:
- a CDS encoding catalase yields the protein MSQNEQSAADQILNQGERTGNADHTTRAGGQPVPSENVSITAGAQGPNVLNDLHLIEKLAHFNRERVPERNPHAKGHGAFGELHITEDVSQYTKAKLFQKGTVTPMAVRFSTVAGEQGSPDTWRDVHGFALRFWTEDGNYDIVGNNTPTFFLRDGIKFPDFIHSQKRLGANGLRDADMQWDFWTRTPESAHQVTYLMTDRGTPKTSRHQDGFGSHTFQWINEEGTPVWIKYHFKSRQGWDCFTDAEAEEMAGKNADYHREDLFNAIERGDYPIWDVKVQIMPHDEADNYRWNPFDLTKTWSQKDYPLIDVGYFILNRNPKNFFAQIEQLALDPANLVPGVGLSPDRMLMARAFAYADAQRARIGSNYQQLPINRPVNPVNTYSHEGHMAYEFNPADAPTYSPNRFAKGAGYLDDGQTSNSGETFGQAGDLYVNPDPHGTDLVRAAYVQHPEDDDFIQPGILYREVLDETQREHLVENITNAMQGVSPETEERCYWYWSQVDEHLGAEVKRVFASKK
- a CDS encoding RNA polymerase sigma factor, which translates into the protein MDAQQQHNDEAVTALALKAGRGDRAALTEFIRATQGDVWRLLAHLGGTAIADDLTQETYLRVMKALPRFAARSSARTWLLSLARRVWVDNIRHDMARPRKSTAEVEDLQRSTSLESKWSEWVDVRMLIDNLPEQQREALILTQVLGYTYEEAAKIADVRVGTIRSRVARARKELIEAHGSSQQQASFGA
- a CDS encoding aspartate-semialdehyde dehydrogenase produces the protein MTTVAVVGATGQVGRVMRALLEDRDFPLDSIRFFSSPRSAGTKLTFKGEEVEVEDLTQQDVESLRGIDIALFSAGGSTSKQWAPVFAEAGATVVDNSSAWRKDDEVPLVVSEVNPEQVRDLHKGIIANPNCTTMAAMPVLKPLHDEAGLVRLHVSSYQAVSGSGLAGVETLAKQTAEIGDRDVELTHDGSVLETEDLGPYVKPIAFNALPFAGNLVDDGSKETDEEQKLRNESRKILGIPELKVAGTCVRIPVFTGHTLTIHAEFDRAITPERAEEILAHAEGVKLVDVPTPLDAAGIDPSLVGRIRQDQSVDDNRGLVLVVAGDNLRKGAALNTIQIAELLV
- a CDS encoding aspartate kinase, encoding MALVVQKFGGSSLETPERIRSVAERIVATKKKGNDVVVVCSAMGDTTDDLLDMAAAVNPVPPAREMDMLLTAGERISNALVAMAIESFGAKAQSFTGSQAGVITTERHGNARIVDVTPGRVREALDEGKICLVAGFQGVNRESRDVTTLGRGGSDTTAVALAAALDADVCEIYSDVDGVYTADPRIVSNAQKLEKLSFEEMLELAAVGSKILVLRSVEYARAFGVPLRVRSSYSNDPGTLVAGSMEDIPVEEAVLAGVATDKSEAKITVLGIPDSPGAAADVFRALADAEINIDMVLQNISSLEDNRTDITFTCPRTDGPRAMELLRNLQAKNDWQNVVYDDQIGKVSLVGAGMKSHPGVTAIFCEALRDAGINIELISTSEIRISVLIREADVDEATRVLHEAFELGGDTEATVYAGTGR
- a CDS encoding DMT family transporter yields the protein MLGNILAMAFALLSALTIAWGTVVRHRIAENAPAGGSPFLQAIRRPAWWAGTFLALAGYGFQIIALGFGALLVVQPILVLSLMFTLPLSAHFAGRRIARDEFLWALALTIAVAVLVLLGRPEAGDPQPPLERWIPAMVIGVVALISLERYAQRQIRNEKALWLGVVTGGIYGYVAVLSKATVDIFTHEGFLALLTAWEGYTLLAGAIIGTVVQQYAFNAGDLKNSLPAMTILEPIVAFALGYAVLGEKFQVSGFNWFFMALALATMIVSTIALSRKGVGAQKS
- the leuA gene encoding 2-isopropylmalate synthase: MATSRYQPFHQEVEAIDLPDRTWPSKRIEVAPQWCAVDLRDGNQALIDPMSPERKRRMFQLLVKMGYKEIEVGFPSASQTDFDFVREIIEKDMIPDDVTIQVLVQAREHLIRRTFEACAGAKNVIVHFYNSTSKLQRKVVFRKDREQVKKLATDAAELIKGLATEYPGTNWRWEYSPESYTGTELEYAKEVCDAVVEVMDPTPEQPIIINLPSTVEMITPNVYADSIEWMHRNLNRRDSIILSLHPHNDRGTGVAAAELGYMAGADRIEGCLFGNGERTGNVCLVTLGLNMLTQGVDPQIDFSDINHIRRTVEYCNQLRVPERHPYGGDLVFTAFSGSHQDAVNKGLDAMAARVRPGATHTDVAWDELQSETWEVPYLPIDPKDVGRDYEAVIRVNSQSGKGGVAYIMKTDHGIALPRPMQVEFSSVVQRVTDAEGGEVNSKNMWDIFATEYLERSEPLEALKITVRGDENAQVEALVRFRGEEVNIAGTGNGPVAAYCNALESLGIDVEVQEYSQHARTSGDDAEAAAYVLADVSGTPAWGVGIAGSITYASLQAVTSAVNRAAAAPAVTGGV